In Halorubrum sp. PV6, a single window of DNA contains:
- a CDS encoding serine/threonine-protein kinase RIO2, with product MVRNVAGDMAALDPEDFYLLSGVEQGMRFSEWVRRDKIPEYANLTREEVDYRIDRCLDRELIQRKTIQYEGYQLTFEGYDALALRTFSERETIDGVGSPLGFGKEGDVYEAQSFKPLALKYHREGYTNFREVNREREYTADRDHVSWLYTARKAAEREYEAIEELYPTVSVPRPVDHNRHAIVMDKFDGVELSRAKLDPEQAVGVLDLVLRELVTAYDLGWVHADMSEHNVAVAEGGITIFDWPQAVPVDHENAREFLERDVGNLLRYFGRKYPHEVSRDADIEGIAAAIADGTFDSVRSFDAE from the coding sequence ATGGTTCGAAACGTCGCCGGCGACATGGCCGCGCTCGACCCCGAGGACTTCTATCTCCTCTCGGGCGTCGAGCAGGGGATGCGTTTCTCGGAGTGGGTCCGGCGGGACAAGATCCCGGAGTACGCAAACCTGACGCGCGAGGAAGTCGACTACCGGATCGACCGGTGTCTCGACCGCGAACTCATCCAGCGGAAGACGATCCAGTACGAGGGGTATCAGCTCACCTTCGAGGGGTACGACGCGCTGGCGCTCCGCACCTTCTCCGAGCGCGAGACCATCGACGGCGTGGGCTCACCCCTGGGGTTCGGCAAGGAAGGCGACGTGTACGAGGCGCAGTCGTTCAAGCCGCTCGCCTTGAAATACCACCGCGAGGGGTACACCAACTTCCGCGAGGTGAACCGCGAGCGCGAGTACACCGCCGACCGCGACCACGTCTCGTGGCTCTACACCGCGCGCAAGGCGGCCGAACGCGAGTACGAAGCCATCGAGGAGCTGTACCCCACCGTCTCGGTCCCCCGGCCGGTCGATCACAATCGCCACGCCATCGTGATGGACAAGTTCGACGGCGTCGAGCTGTCGCGCGCGAAACTCGACCCGGAGCAGGCCGTCGGCGTCCTCGACTTGGTCCTCCGCGAACTGGTAACGGCCTACGACCTCGGCTGGGTCCACGCCGACATGTCCGAACACAACGTCGCGGTCGCGGAAGGCGGGATCACCATCTTCGACTGGCCGCAGGCGGTCCCGGTCGACCACGAGAACGCCCGCGAGTTCCTCGAACGCGACGTGGGGAACCTCCTGCGCTACTTCGGACGGAAGTACCCGCACGAAGTCTCGCGAGACGCCGACATCGAAGGCATCGCCGCCGCTATCGCCGACGGGACGTTCGACAGCGTTCGGTCGTTCGACGCGGAGTAA
- a CDS encoding ABC transporter ATP-binding protein: MSIERVNATDRDESGGSNDIAGSHGPDDAATDASDLDGQSLVLGYPSAPEPVIDGESIAAEPGAVTALVGPNGSGKSTLLKGLANQIAPDDGSVLLDGRDVHSMDTKALARKLGLLSQESTSPDSITVEELVYHGRYPHRGFFERTTEADTRAVERAIDLAGCGHLRDREVGSLSGGQKQLAWIAMVLAQDTDVLLLDEPTTFLDLHHQMEVMEIIETLRSDSEVTVVVVLHDLEQAARIADRVVALNDGEIRARGPPEEVVTEDLLSEVFRVDAHVVDTDQGPRVTPLRARHGE; the protein is encoded by the coding sequence ATGTCGATAGAACGCGTGAACGCGACGGACCGGGACGAATCGGGCGGCTCGAACGACATCGCAGGGTCTCACGGACCGGACGACGCGGCGACGGACGCGAGCGACCTCGACGGCCAGTCGCTCGTGTTGGGCTATCCGTCGGCCCCGGAGCCCGTGATCGACGGCGAGTCGATCGCGGCCGAGCCGGGCGCGGTGACGGCGCTCGTCGGGCCGAACGGGTCCGGGAAGAGCACCCTCTTGAAGGGGCTCGCGAACCAGATCGCGCCCGACGACGGCTCCGTGCTGCTCGACGGGCGCGACGTTCACTCGATGGACACGAAGGCGCTCGCCCGGAAGCTCGGGCTGCTCTCGCAGGAGAGCACCTCGCCCGACAGCATCACCGTCGAAGAGCTCGTCTACCACGGGCGATACCCACACCGGGGGTTCTTCGAGCGAACGACCGAGGCGGACACCCGAGCCGTCGAGCGCGCGATCGATCTGGCGGGCTGTGGCCACCTCAGAGACCGCGAGGTCGGCAGCCTGAGCGGCGGGCAAAAACAGCTCGCCTGGATCGCGATGGTCCTCGCGCAGGACACCGACGTGCTCCTCCTCGACGAGCCGACGACGTTCCTCGATCTGCACCACCAGATGGAGGTGATGGAGATAATCGAGACGCTGCGTTCGGACAGCGAGGTCACCGTCGTCGTCGTGCTCCACGACCTCGAACAGGCCGCCCGCATCGCCGACCGCGTGGTCGCGCTCAACGACGGCGAGATCCGAGCGCGCGGCCCGCCGGAGGAGGTCGTCACGGAGGACCTCCTCTCCGAGGTGTTCCGCGTCGACGCCCACGTCGTCGACACCGACCAGGGGCCGCGCGTCACGCCGCTGCGGGCCAGACACGGGGAGTGA
- a CDS encoding ABC transporter substrate-binding protein — MPNDEVPAASTRRAFAKYGGSVALGGLLAGCSGGSGSDSPDADENESAPADDGSGDSSDGSSGESEDAADERYTASISPMGEVAFESAPETVFTRLTHHAGMAFALGRGDDVTALHAPDYYDGLWNQFVERLPGVSLDWSGLYSSWQPDKEKLYALDSDVHLADPAWITRQDAWSPEDIDEIAERVSPWFGNSLSDRHQDPTGEWAGDYQYYGLWEQFEIVADAFRERERYEALAAVHDDLLATIEEGLPPESERPTAVMIAAHDIESIYAYTLSNPGFLTSHTRPLGPHDAFEGSVESGTIVDFETMLEADPDVILYLGGFEPGTDMAGRRAAFEEDPVGSEITAIKNDRMHPQGARYQGPVLNLFQLEMTAKQLYPDEFGAWPRYEEGPYPEIPEAERLFDRQRVADAINGDL, encoded by the coding sequence ATGCCCAACGACGAAGTACCCGCAGCGTCGACCCGCAGAGCGTTCGCGAAGTACGGTGGCTCGGTCGCCCTCGGCGGCCTCCTCGCCGGCTGCTCCGGCGGTTCCGGCTCCGACTCGCCGGACGCCGACGAAAACGAGTCGGCACCCGCAGACGACGGTTCGGGCGACTCTTCGGACGGTTCGTCGGGCGAGAGCGAGGACGCAGCGGACGAGCGGTACACGGCGTCCATCTCGCCCATGGGCGAGGTCGCGTTCGAGTCGGCGCCGGAGACCGTGTTCACGCGTCTGACCCACCACGCGGGCATGGCGTTCGCGCTGGGGCGGGGAGACGACGTGACCGCGCTCCACGCCCCCGACTACTACGACGGCCTCTGGAACCAGTTTGTCGAGCGGCTCCCCGGCGTCTCGCTCGACTGGTCGGGGCTGTACTCCTCGTGGCAGCCGGACAAAGAGAAGCTCTACGCGCTCGACAGCGACGTCCACCTCGCCGACCCCGCGTGGATCACCCGGCAGGACGCGTGGAGCCCCGAGGACATCGACGAGATCGCCGAGCGTGTCTCGCCGTGGTTCGGCAACTCGCTGTCCGACCGCCACCAGGACCCGACGGGCGAGTGGGCGGGCGACTACCAGTACTACGGGCTCTGGGAGCAGTTCGAGATCGTCGCCGACGCGTTCCGAGAGCGCGAGCGCTACGAGGCGCTCGCGGCGGTCCACGACGACCTCCTCGCGACGATCGAGGAGGGCCTGCCGCCGGAGTCGGAGCGCCCGACCGCGGTCATGATCGCCGCCCACGACATCGAGAGCATCTACGCGTACACCCTGAGCAACCCCGGCTTCCTCACGTCGCACACGCGCCCGCTCGGCCCGCACGACGCGTTCGAGGGGAGCGTCGAGTCGGGGACGATCGTCGACTTCGAGACGATGCTCGAAGCCGACCCGGACGTCATCCTCTACCTCGGCGGCTTCGAACCGGGAACCGACATGGCCGGTCGCCGGGCGGCCTTCGAGGAAGACCCGGTCGGCTCGGAGATAACGGCGATCAAGAACGACCGGATGCACCCACAGGGCGCCCGGTATCAGGGCCCCGTCCTGAATCTCTTCCAACTCGAGATGACCGCGAAGCAGTTATACCCCGACGAGTTCGGCGCCTGGCCGCGCTACGAGGAGGGGCCGTACCCGGAGATACCCGAAGCGGAACGGCTGTTCGACCGCCAGCGCGTCGCGGACGCCATCAACGGGGACCTGTAG
- a CDS encoding FAD-dependent oxidoreductase, with amino-acid sequence MSGAESDVVVVGAGPAGCAAAVFAARDGLDVVVFDRGRSSLARCAHLSNYPGFPAGIDVGTLSDLMREQAERAGCTVVDDLVESVDRAGDDADRPEDQSGRFVVTPQEGAPVTAARVVAATRYDGEYLRGLDDDDALFARRDRGEETEETFDREYADRDGTTAIDGLYVASPSDADRQAITAAGQGARVGKRVVADARVDEGWWPAAAEGRDWVRREAELGDEWSDRERWVEWFDATHADGPVDPDSERFARVRDAAVEAERSSHVDADEEAARAAAGHRALAAHLDPEAVVAAHGADALLDAMDDEAVAAHAAAGGRTVERDEEATR; translated from the coding sequence GTGAGCGGCGCCGAAAGCGACGTGGTCGTGGTCGGCGCGGGGCCCGCCGGCTGCGCGGCCGCGGTGTTCGCCGCGCGCGACGGCCTCGACGTCGTCGTCTTCGACCGCGGTCGGTCGTCGCTCGCGCGCTGTGCGCACCTGTCGAACTATCCGGGCTTCCCCGCCGGCATCGACGTCGGGACGCTGTCGGACCTCATGCGCGAACAGGCCGAGCGAGCGGGGTGTACGGTCGTCGACGACCTCGTCGAATCGGTCGACCGCGCGGGGGACGACGCCGACCGCCCCGAGGATCAGAGCGGGCGGTTCGTCGTCACCCCCCAGGAGGGCGCACCCGTCACCGCCGCCCGAGTGGTCGCCGCGACGCGCTACGACGGCGAGTACCTCCGCGGCCTCGACGACGACGACGCGCTGTTCGCACGTCGGGACCGCGGCGAGGAGACGGAGGAGACGTTCGACCGCGAGTACGCCGACCGCGACGGGACCACCGCTATCGACGGGCTCTACGTCGCCTCGCCGTCCGACGCCGACCGGCAGGCGATCACGGCCGCGGGACAGGGCGCCCGCGTCGGAAAGCGGGTCGTCGCCGACGCGCGGGTCGACGAGGGCTGGTGGCCCGCGGCGGCGGAGGGAAGAGACTGGGTCCGCCGCGAAGCCGAACTCGGCGACGAGTGGAGCGACCGCGAGCGGTGGGTCGAGTGGTTCGACGCCACCCACGCCGACGGGCCGGTCGACCCGGACTCGGAGCGGTTCGCACGGGTCCGCGATGCCGCGGTCGAGGCCGAACGCTCCTCGCACGTCGACGCAGACGAGGAGGCCGCCCGCGCGGCGGCCGGACACCGAGCCCTCGCCGCACACCTCGATCCGGAAGCGGTCGTCGCGGCGCACGGGGCGGACGCGCTGCTCGACGCGATGGACGACGAGGCGGTCGCGGCGCACGCGGCCGCCGGCGGGCGAACCGTCGAGCGCGACGAGGAGGCGACGCGATGA
- a CDS encoding TrmB family transcriptional regulator sugar-binding domain-containing protein, whose product MDDRTLNDLLRRFGLSDKEVDTYLSLLAHGEAKASTVADAAGVSKRYVYSVSESLAERGFVEVNDHVVPTTIRANPPDEVINRLRSDVDAIRPGLEERFSRTERETEQFEVIKSRVTVMKRIRSLLADADSEVALSIAGEHLPEIREALAAAVDRGVLVLLIVSGDDVPDDVEGGVDGVANVVRAWGEAMPTLLTVDSATGVVAPPALLRRADTDRQAIHFAQEQLAPVIVGSFLGNYWPAATEVATAAPAALPTEYANFRHTVFQATLRLRDGETPRVTVGGRWTAADEPVEITGRVVESKQGMVEPTTNEFPVEHSLVVESDEGERVTVGGQGAFVEDVEADLVRIEAADERGDADGDGRGDTEGGERGDAEGDE is encoded by the coding sequence ATGGACGATCGGACGCTGAACGACCTCCTCCGCCGGTTCGGACTCTCTGATAAGGAAGTCGACACCTACCTCAGTCTGTTGGCCCACGGCGAGGCGAAGGCGAGCACGGTCGCCGACGCCGCCGGCGTGTCGAAACGCTACGTCTACAGCGTGAGCGAGTCGCTGGCGGAGCGCGGCTTCGTCGAGGTGAACGACCACGTCGTACCGACGACGATCCGCGCGAACCCGCCCGACGAGGTGATAAACCGCCTCCGGTCGGACGTGGACGCGATCCGGCCCGGCCTGGAAGAGCGGTTCTCGCGGACCGAGCGAGAGACGGAGCAGTTCGAGGTCATCAAGTCCCGCGTCACCGTGATGAAGCGGATCCGCTCGCTGCTCGCGGACGCGGACTCCGAGGTGGCGCTTTCGATCGCCGGAGAGCACCTCCCCGAGATCCGCGAGGCGCTCGCCGCGGCCGTCGACCGGGGCGTGCTCGTGCTCCTCATCGTCTCCGGCGACGACGTGCCCGACGACGTGGAGGGCGGTGTCGACGGCGTCGCGAACGTGGTTCGGGCGTGGGGAGAGGCGATGCCGACGCTGCTCACGGTCGACTCCGCGACCGGCGTCGTCGCGCCCCCGGCGCTCCTGCGCCGGGCCGACACCGACCGACAGGCGATCCACTTCGCGCAAGAGCAGCTCGCCCCGGTGATCGTCGGGTCGTTCCTCGGGAACTACTGGCCGGCGGCGACCGAAGTCGCGACCGCCGCGCCGGCCGCGCTCCCCACCGAGTACGCGAACTTCAGACACACCGTCTTTCAGGCCACGCTGCGGCTCCGCGACGGGGAGACCCCCCGCGTCACCGTCGGGGGGCGGTGGACGGCCGCCGACGAGCCGGTCGAGATCACCGGGCGCGTCGTGGAGTCGAAACAGGGGATGGTGGAGCCGACGACGAACGAGTTCCCCGTCGAACACTCGCTGGTCGTCGAGAGCGACGAGGGCGAGCGCGTCACCGTGGGCGGGCAGGGCGCCTTCGTGGAGGACGTCGAGGCCGACCTCGTCCGGATCGAGGCGGCCGACGAGCGCGGGGATGCCGATGGCGACGGGCGGGGAGATACCGAAGGCGGTGAGCGCGGGGACGCCGAGGGCGACGAGTAG
- a CDS encoding alpha-amylase family glycosyl hydrolase, with translation MHEPGPPRATSVGESVELAPRNPDPEGTYEWTLRSAPPESDAGAGDTPESDASAGDDPRSASAADEPVLLAGETSRDDAPVVHLRPDAPGTYVVTLDAPDGTHRQRVRAFPDERRPVELRVPATDLPVDDADVDRVSLLWPHNDRLLARDRPTRDGDDWACDVQIPPGRHGFSFVANDDLGNGHRDEVTVPGPGRPRLSLSATVDEGDTAAPVVRIAADASAPPSLNDESGRTGGASPVDVEYLVDDRDASPETVERIESLAAEGGLSIPLSDLPSDGALRVHAVPHADRYGAAETVAIERDEAGNVTVSDPHALPDWADSPTIYEAFVRSFAGDTLPTTFREIERRVPYIESLGVDALWLTPVLASPTEHGYHVTDYYDTAADLGDREAFASLVEACHEAGIKVIFDLVINHTSRDHPAFQMHAAGVDAYADHYRRTDGAFDVTDTDWAELEDGDMPEYYFNWRRIPNLNFDSPAVREWLLDVVDEWSAVVDGFRADVAWGVPHGFWKEVADRVPDDCLLLDETLPHDPFYGEGQFDIHYDTSVYEALRAIGAGDAPADALADAFDRAAWLGFGDPTRQMRYVENHDEERYLAEYGRAALLAAAAATFTLPGAPLVYAGQERGNETYRGPIRWHDGDNGLTDFHRALAALREREPLLRDGAVDFEGRAADVSVVDGDAERVAAYERTAAEPVTEPGDQSVDAGGDSDSLLVVLNFADRPATVTVPARYETVLFADGRGAPADIEAADETVALDGVAVLR, from the coding sequence ATGCACGAACCCGGCCCGCCGCGCGCGACGAGCGTCGGCGAATCGGTCGAGCTGGCGCCTCGAAACCCCGATCCGGAGGGAACCTACGAGTGGACGCTTCGGAGCGCGCCGCCAGAGAGCGACGCGGGCGCCGGGGACACGCCCGAGAGCGACGCGAGCGCCGGGGACGACCCCCGAAGCGCGAGCGCGGCCGACGAGCCGGTGCTGCTCGCCGGGGAGACGAGCCGCGACGACGCCCCGGTGGTCCACCTCCGCCCCGACGCCCCCGGCACGTACGTCGTAACTCTCGACGCGCCCGACGGGACCCACCGACAGCGGGTGCGCGCCTTCCCCGACGAGCGGCGACCGGTCGAACTCCGCGTCCCCGCGACGGACCTCCCGGTCGACGACGCCGACGTGGACCGCGTCTCCCTGCTGTGGCCGCACAACGACCGCCTGCTCGCGCGCGACCGCCCGACCCGCGACGGCGACGACTGGGCGTGTGACGTGCAGATCCCCCCCGGACGCCACGGGTTCAGTTTCGTCGCCAACGACGACCTCGGCAACGGCCACCGCGACGAGGTGACGGTGCCGGGGCCGGGGCGACCGCGCCTCTCGCTGTCGGCGACCGTCGACGAGGGCGACACCGCAGCGCCGGTCGTCCGGATCGCCGCCGACGCGTCGGCGCCGCCGTCCCTCAACGACGAGTCGGGACGGACCGGCGGCGCGTCCCCGGTCGACGTGGAGTACCTCGTCGACGACCGCGACGCGTCCCCCGAGACGGTCGAGCGGATCGAGTCGCTGGCGGCGGAGGGCGGCCTGTCGATCCCGCTCTCCGACCTGCCCAGCGACGGCGCGCTCCGCGTCCACGCCGTCCCGCACGCGGACCGGTACGGGGCGGCGGAGACGGTGGCGATCGAACGCGACGAGGCGGGCAACGTGACCGTCTCCGACCCCCACGCGCTCCCCGACTGGGCCGACTCGCCGACGATCTACGAGGCCTTCGTGCGCTCGTTCGCCGGCGACACGCTGCCGACGACGTTCCGCGAGATCGAACGGCGGGTCCCCTACATCGAGAGCCTCGGCGTCGACGCCCTCTGGCTCACCCCTGTGCTCGCCTCGCCGACCGAGCACGGCTACCACGTCACCGACTACTACGACACCGCCGCCGACTTGGGCGACCGCGAGGCGTTCGCGTCGCTCGTCGAGGCCTGCCACGAGGCGGGGATCAAGGTTATTTTTGACCTCGTCATCAACCACACCTCCCGCGACCACCCCGCCTTCCAGATGCACGCCGCCGGCGTCGACGCCTACGCTGACCACTACCGGCGGACGGACGGCGCCTTCGACGTGACCGACACCGACTGGGCGGAGCTCGAAGACGGCGACATGCCCGAGTACTACTTCAACTGGCGGCGGATCCCGAACCTCAACTTCGACAGCCCGGCCGTCCGCGAGTGGCTCTTAGACGTGGTCGACGAGTGGAGCGCGGTCGTCGACGGCTTCCGCGCCGACGTGGCGTGGGGCGTCCCGCACGGGTTCTGGAAGGAGGTGGCCGACCGCGTCCCCGACGACTGTCTCCTCCTGGACGAGACGCTCCCCCACGACCCCTTCTACGGCGAGGGGCAGTTCGACATCCACTACGACACCTCGGTGTACGAGGCGCTCCGGGCCATCGGCGCCGGCGACGCGCCGGCGGACGCGCTCGCCGACGCGTTCGACCGCGCGGCGTGGCTCGGCTTCGGCGACCCGACCCGCCAGATGCGATACGTCGAGAACCACGACGAGGAGCGCTACCTCGCCGAGTACGGGCGTGCGGCCCTTCTCGCGGCCGCCGCGGCGACGTTCACGCTCCCCGGCGCGCCCCTGGTCTACGCCGGACAGGAGCGCGGCAACGAGACGTACCGCGGGCCGATCCGGTGGCACGACGGCGACAACGGTCTCACCGACTTCCACCGCGCCCTCGCCGCGCTCCGCGAGCGCGAGCCGCTCCTCCGCGACGGCGCCGTCGACTTCGAGGGCCGCGCCGCCGACGTGTCGGTCGTCGACGGCGACGCCGAGCGCGTGGCGGCGTACGAGCGAACCGCCGCGGAACCGGTCACGGAGCCCGGAGATCAAAGCGTCGACGCCGGTGGCGATTCAGACTCGCTGCTCGTCGTCCTCAACTTCGCCGACCGACCGGCGACCGTGACGGTACCGGCGAGATACGAGACCGTCCTGTTCGCGGACGGACGCGGCGCGCCGGCGGACATCGAGGCGGCCGACGAAACGGTCGCGCTCGACGGCGTCGCGGTACTCCGATAA
- a CDS encoding FAD-dependent oxidoreductase: MSEDGAPTRVASPTDGDPDSYESRDVVVVGGGVAGLSAAVFTARQGLDTLVVDSGESILRRNAHLENVPGFPLGVNARQLLDLCGEQAEHAGADRLDARVTQLATVADSGDDATDGPRFVVHTDGGDRIRTRFAVAATKNEVGYLDGIDGVGILDRGKSYVDADERGRTGVDGLYAAGRLAEKPHQAAVCAGHGAEVGVTILEAADRGFYHDWVAPDGYFTDRDRPVPPGCEEIDADERREREAASREAMRERFAAPHPDPQETHPSVEE; this comes from the coding sequence ATGAGCGAGGACGGAGCGCCAACGCGCGTCGCGTCCCCGACCGACGGCGACCCCGACTCGTACGAGTCACGCGACGTGGTCGTCGTCGGCGGGGGCGTCGCCGGCCTCTCGGCGGCCGTGTTCACGGCTCGACAAGGGCTCGACACGCTCGTCGTCGACTCGGGCGAGTCGATACTCCGGCGGAACGCGCACTTGGAGAACGTTCCGGGGTTCCCGCTCGGCGTCAACGCGCGCCAACTCCTCGACCTGTGTGGCGAACAGGCCGAACACGCCGGCGCGGACCGGCTCGACGCGCGGGTCACCCAACTCGCCACCGTTGCTGATTCGGGCGACGACGCGACCGACGGCCCTCGGTTCGTCGTCCACACCGACGGCGGCGACCGGATTCGAACCCGGTTCGCCGTCGCCGCGACGAAAAACGAAGTGGGCTACCTCGACGGGATCGACGGGGTCGGCATCCTCGACCGCGGAAAGTCGTACGTCGACGCGGACGAGCGCGGTCGGACCGGCGTCGACGGACTGTACGCGGCGGGGCGGCTCGCGGAGAAACCGCATCAGGCGGCGGTGTGTGCGGGTCACGGCGCCGAGGTCGGCGTCACCATCCTGGAGGCGGCCGACCGGGGCTTCTACCACGACTGGGTCGCGCCGGACGGGTACTTCACCGACCGCGACCGGCCGGTCCCGCCGGGCTGTGAGGAGATCGACGCCGACGAGCGCCGCGAACGCGAAGCGGCCTCCCGCGAGGCGATGCGCGAGCGGTTCGCGGCGCCCCACCCCGACCCGCAGGAGACGCATCCGAGCGTCGAGGAGTGA
- a CDS encoding iron ABC transporter permease, which translates to MSGDEPTAGGATGSVDYGGSARRPAEGGRLGWLFDPRLLLVAGGSVAVVALAGLVQVSFGTYSMTVGQAWRAVLDPAVLLDPRWLLNFLVGEELMRAITGFQGALPELTRETLVVWNIRLPRVLVGAIVGMNLAVSGAIFQAVTRNELASPFILGVSSGAGLMILLTLVVFGGLSAFLPLIAAVGGSVAFLLVYAIAWKNGTSPVRLVLAGVIVGTVFNSLQTGLFFFADDISVVQSAIQWTTGSLTGTDWEQVRMALPWTLVALVLSLAGSRQLNLLLLGEQTAKALGMSIERVRFALSGVAVLAAAASIAVAGIVSFVGLIVPHVVRTLVGSDYKRVIVGCLFVGPALLVGADVGARLGMGAITGADAQVPVGIVTGLVGGPYFLYLMRRQQNVGDL; encoded by the coding sequence ATGAGCGGCGACGAGCCGACCGCCGGCGGCGCGACGGGGTCGGTCGACTACGGGGGCTCGGCTCGGCGACCGGCAGAAGGGGGGCGACTCGGGTGGCTGTTCGACCCGCGGCTCCTGCTGGTCGCCGGGGGGAGCGTCGCCGTCGTCGCGCTCGCCGGACTCGTCCAGGTGAGCTTCGGGACGTACTCGATGACGGTCGGCCAAGCGTGGCGGGCCGTCCTCGACCCCGCCGTGCTACTCGATCCGCGGTGGCTGCTCAACTTCCTCGTCGGCGAAGAGCTGATGCGCGCGATCACGGGCTTTCAGGGCGCGCTGCCAGAACTGACCCGCGAGACGCTTGTCGTCTGGAACATCCGCCTGCCGCGGGTGCTGGTCGGGGCCATCGTCGGGATGAACCTCGCCGTCTCCGGGGCCATCTTCCAGGCCGTGACGCGGAACGAGCTCGCGAGCCCGTTCATCCTCGGGGTCTCCTCCGGCGCCGGGCTGATGATCCTCCTCACGCTCGTCGTGTTCGGCGGGCTCTCGGCGTTCCTACCGCTGATCGCGGCGGTCGGCGGGTCAGTCGCGTTCCTGCTCGTGTACGCCATCGCGTGGAAGAACGGGACGAGCCCGGTCCGCCTCGTCCTCGCGGGCGTCATCGTCGGCACCGTCTTCAACAGCCTCCAAACCGGCCTCTTCTTCTTCGCCGACGACATCAGCGTCGTCCAGTCGGCGATCCAGTGGACCACCGGATCGCTCACGGGGACCGACTGGGAGCAGGTGCGGATGGCGCTCCCGTGGACGCTCGTGGCGCTCGTGCTGTCGCTCGCGGGCTCACGGCAGCTGAACCTCCTCCTCCTCGGCGAGCAGACGGCGAAGGCGCTGGGGATGTCCATCGAGCGAGTGCGGTTCGCGCTCTCGGGGGTCGCCGTGCTCGCGGCGGCCGCCAGCATCGCGGTGGCGGGTATCGTCAGTTTCGTCGGGCTCATCGTCCCGCACGTGGTTCGGACCCTCGTCGGGAGCGACTACAAGCGGGTGATCGTCGGCTGCCTGTTCGTCGGCCCGGCGCTGCTGGTCGGCGCCGACGTGGGCGCGCGCCTCGGGATGGGCGCGATTACGGGCGCCGACGCGCAGGTTCCGGTCGGAATCGTCACCGGGCTGGTCGGCGGCCCGTACTTCCTGTACCTGATGCGGCGACAGCAGAACGTAGGTGACCTCTGA